The following are from one region of the Nodularia sp. LEGE 06071 genome:
- a CDS encoding L-histidine N(alpha)-methyltransferase, translated as MTPQKIDSNSQVYSDISNSLNRIVEPSFEFYSIFSQEELVELIQALELRREFPLKYSYKGRGANIWNNFYQKYVVPKWYQTPNVETDLLKKNFEYINGDYQHCHKINIVDVGCGNFYPVKNFISQLDKLGKINKYIALDISQELLTLSKANFIKWFPSIKFNSSTFDIEASSIPADIWQNSTSLENNDIANVFLHLGVTIANHQDRNRVFQNFRNSMNKNDLLVFTNEIGSNSQWDGQVRGGCKYHVDGIYTWIKNEMRISSEDCELVRKYDVKTDSITAKIKFNQNYTLNFSKLGIYKQIEILKDEEITIWRHHKYEMPELIQDLEKAGLQLVHASHSKYLSPIMVICKVADA; from the coding sequence ATGACACCTCAAAAAATTGACAGCAACTCACAAGTTTATTCAGATATATCAAATTCTTTAAATCGTATAGTAGAACCAAGTTTTGAATTTTACTCAATTTTTTCTCAAGAAGAACTTGTAGAGTTAATTCAGGCATTAGAACTTAGACGAGAATTTCCTTTAAAATATTCTTACAAAGGTAGAGGTGCAAACATATGGAATAATTTTTATCAAAAATATGTTGTTCCTAAATGGTATCAAACACCCAACGTAGAAACTGATTTATTAAAGAAAAACTTTGAATATATTAACGGCGATTATCAACATTGCCATAAAATCAACATTGTAGATGTAGGTTGTGGTAATTTCTATCCAGTAAAAAACTTCATTTCTCAACTTGATAAACTAGGTAAAATTAATAAATATATCGCCTTAGATATTAGTCAAGAACTCCTAACCCTATCCAAGGCAAATTTTATTAAATGGTTTCCCTCAATTAAATTTAATAGCTCTACCTTTGATATAGAAGCTAGCTCTATTCCCGCAGATATTTGGCAAAATTCCACTTCTCTTGAAAATAACGATATAGCCAATGTTTTTTTACATTTAGGTGTGACAATCGCAAATCATCAAGACAGAAATAGAGTTTTTCAAAACTTCAGAAATAGCATGAATAAAAATGATTTGCTTGTGTTTACTAACGAAATTGGTTCTAACTCTCAATGGGATGGACAAGTTCGGGGTGGCTGCAAGTATCATGTGGATGGAATATATACATGGATTAAAAACGAGATGAGAATAAGTTCTGAAGATTGCGAACTTGTAAGAAAGTATGATGTTAAAACTGATAGTATAACTGCCAAGATCAAATTTAATCAAAATTACACTCTAAATTTTAGCAAGTTAGGGATATATAAGCAGATTGAAATTTTAAAAGATGAAGAAATTACTATTTGGCGACATCACAAGTATGAGATGCCTGAACTTATCCAAGATTTAGAAAAAGCCGGATTACAACTTGTTCATGCTAGTCATAGTAAATATTTATCACCGATTATGGTTATTTGTAAAGTTGCTGATGCTTAG
- a CDS encoding alpha/beta fold hydrolase encodes MISSLIRILLPVATTIYQAIASWLEDRQPPPGKLFDIGGYSLHLYVAGKGSPTIVLDHSLGGIEGYLLIEELAQLTQVCIYDRAGYGWSDHSPHPRTSNQIVMELDKLLTQAGIEPPYILIGNSFGSYNVRLYAHRFPEKVLGIILTDGLHETGMLKMTFQLQALKFFFISGFVMSILGSILGIIRLLRICGIFELLKPELRQFSAHSLDSVKRSFCRSKHWITMIREMLNLNRSARQVTVANQLGAMPIVSIKANSFFKPSFWTLFIPLGASNRLRDKMHIELCNLSTDCLQIPADQSGHFVWVDQPDVIIDAVKLILNKVDSAR; translated from the coding sequence ATGATTTCGAGTCTAATCAGAATTTTACTGCCAGTTGCGACAACTATTTATCAAGCGATCGCATCTTGGCTGGAAGACCGACAACCACCGCCAGGTAAGCTGTTTGACATCGGTGGATATTCTCTACATCTCTACGTTGCTGGAAAAGGTAGTCCCACAATTGTTCTAGACCATAGCTTGGGAGGAATAGAGGGTTACTTGCTGATTGAAGAATTAGCGCAGCTAACGCAAGTATGCATTTATGACAGAGCCGGCTATGGGTGGAGTGACCACAGTCCACATCCCCGAACCAGCAATCAAATAGTCATGGAATTAGATAAACTCCTCACCCAAGCGGGAATTGAGCCGCCTTACATTTTAATAGGTAATTCATTTGGCAGTTATAACGTCAGATTGTATGCTCATCGGTTTCCTGAAAAGGTTCTGGGAATAATACTCACAGACGGTTTGCACGAAACAGGAATGCTGAAAATGACTTTTCAGTTACAGGCTTTGAAGTTCTTCTTTATCTCAGGTTTTGTGATGTCTATTCTCGGCTCAATCCTGGGAATTATTCGGCTACTGAGAATATGCGGCATATTTGAATTATTAAAGCCTGAATTACGTCAGTTTTCGGCACATTCTCTGGATTCAGTAAAACGTTCATTTTGTCGTTCTAAACACTGGATAACGATGATTCGAGAAATGTTAAATCTAAATCGCAGCGCACGTCAGGTTACTGTCGCGAACCAATTAGGAGCGATGCCTATTGTTAGCATCAAAGCCAATTCTTTTTTCAAGCCTTCCTTTTGGACTCTTTTTATTCCTTTGGGTGCTTCTAATCGATTACGGGATAAAATGCACATTGAGTTATGTAATTTATCTACAGATTGTCTGCAAATCCCAGCAGATCAGAGCGGTCATTTTGTGTGGGTAGACCAACCGGATGTAATTATCGATGCTGTCAAGCTGATTTTAAATAAAGTTGATTCTGCTCGATAA